Within the Haloarcula sp. CBA1127 genome, the region TGAGTTGTACATACTGGCCTGGTCGACTTTCGTGAGCATCTGATCTGGGAGCGATAAGCGAGTATCGACAGCCTGTATCCGTGCCAAGCTCTCTCTATCGGCCAGTTCGGGGGATATCGCGGCGTGCTGTGTCCGGAGGGTTGTCTGCCCAGCTTCGATTGGGTCAACGTTCGTCACGGACTGGATCGCTTGGTCATCGGAGACACGCATTAAATCGAAGTGACGCTCCGGAACTGATCGTTCTCCGCTCCGGTTTATGAACCACTGTCCTTTGTATACGGCGTCGCCGACCGCAGTCCCACGTGAAGCGGGTAGTGCATTCACAGCCGGCTCGACGGCGTATTCCCGTATCTGGGACGGAAGCGCTCGATAGTATTTTGACAGGGACTCGACTCGGTACTTATCGTAGCCGGCGAACAGTTCGTCAGCACCGTCACCCGAGAGTGCGACCTTGACGTTATCTCTCGTGGCCTGAGACACAGCGTAGCTCGGCATCAGTGCCGGATCGGCGAAGGGTTCCCCCAATTTATTCAGTACGTCCGGTACGGACTCGCGTACGTCATTCGCTGTGAGCGTGATCTCGTGATGGTCGGTGCCGTGGAAAGACGCCACTTCTCGTGCCGCCCAGGATTCGTCGAACCGATCCTGATTGAAACCGACGGTAAACGTCTTCACGGGATCATCAAGTAACTGAGCCATCGTCCCGACGATTATCGTCGAATCGATCCCCCCGCTGAGGAACGCACCGAGTTCAACATCGGCCATCAGCCGTTTTTCGACCGCCGATTCGACGAGCGAGCGTAGGTGTGAGGCAGCGGTATCAATATCGGGGTCACGAGGCGTGATCGCTGGTTCGTGATATTTGTCGCGGTCGATACCGTCGTTCGATATGAGTATCCGCTCGCCGGGCCGGACCTTCGAGACGTTACGGAAGGCCGTTTTCGGTGCCGGAATATATCCGAATGCGAAGTACTGAGCCAGTGCATCCCGATCGATGCCACCGAGATCCATGTCGCTCTCGAACAGCGATGGGAGTTCGGAAGCGAACGCGAGCTCGTCGTCCGTTTCGGCAAGAACGAGAGGCTTGATACCCATCGGGTCACGGGCCAGTAACAGACGTTCTCGCTCACTGTCCCACAGAGCGAACGCGAACATTCCGTCGAGTTTGTCAACGAAACTGGGCCCTTCTTCCTCATAGAGATGAACCAGTACTTCCGTGTCGGTTTGAGTGGTAAATCGATGTCCTGCGGACGTGAGTCCTTCCTTGAGAGCCCCGTAATTATAGATCTCTCCGTTGAAGATGACGGTTACGGTACCGTCCTCGTTGTGGAGCGGCTGTCCCCCGTTCTCGGGGTCTATGATACTGAGTCGGCGGTGTGCAAGTCCAACACGTCCATCTCTGAAAACCCCATCGTCGTCAGGACCTCGGTGACACTGACAGTCGTTCATACGTTCAAGAACGTCGGTTTCAGGTGAGCCAGATCGAACATACTTACCACAGATTCCACACATTGTTCACGTAATCTACATCGATGCTCAAAATTATACCCTCCCTACACGGGCGAATCAGACGGGCTATCTTCCGCTCAACGCTGCCTATATGGGTCTGTCAGTCTGTTGTGGAACGTCCCCGTGGCAGTTCTGTCCCTTCCCGGCTGAATGAACTATTCGAGCCATTCGAATCGACCAAAGCATTGCAGGAAAGTCAGAAACGTGTCCCGAGAATCGGCGTAGGGTGAGTATAAACAAGCCCTTTCACACAGACTGTGAACTAATGGAAAGCACTGGACCGATAGCGTTCTTCGTTCCCTCTCTGACAGTCGGTGGTGCCGAGCGTGTGACAGTTTCTGTTGCGAACGGGCTCTCTAAGCGCGGATATGACGTAGACCTTGTCGTATCGTACAACGAGGGGGATTTCCGGACTGATGTCGCCGGAAGCGTAAACGTCGTCGACCTCGGAACACAGAGGATACCAGGGATAGGAATCGGTGCGAGTGTTCCCGCTCTCGTGCGATATCTGCGGCGACAATCTCCCCAAATACTCTTCTCACAGATGACGTATGCCAACGATATTCACATGATTTCGCAGGTTCTATCGGGCGCTGACACTACCGCCATCTCGACGGTCCACAACACGCTCGGGATGCAGGAGGGATCGAAAGAGAAACTTGTCCAGTGGCTGCAGCGTCGCCTTGCCAGTCAGTCGGACCAATTCGTCGCTGTTTCAGAGGGTGTCGCTAAGAGCGTCGTCGAACACGTCGGCATCGACCAGGAGAAAGTATCCGTCCTCCATAACCCGGTCCCTATCAATGAGGTGCAAGAGCGGGCAGGAGAGTCGGTGGATCATCCCTGGATCGAGTCTGCGAACCTTGACATCGTCCTCGGTGTCGGCCGTCTAGAGAGAGCGAAAAACTTTGAATCGTTCCTCCGCGCTTTCGAACAGGTCCATGCCGCTCGACCGGACACGCGTGCGATTATTGTCGGCCGCGGGTCGAAGCGAACCGAACTCGAAACCCTCGCGGCCGAGTTAGGTATCGACGCCGCGGTTTCGTTTCCAGGCTTTGTCGACAACCCTTACGGCTACATGGCGGGTTCGGACATCCTCGCGCTGTCTTCGGTCCACGAGGGACTGCCGACCGTGCTCATCGAGGCCCTTGCATGTGGATGTCCGGTCGTCTCGACCGATTGTCCCAGCGGCCCGGCAGAGATCCTCAAAGATGGTGAGTACGGCCCGCTCGTCGATGTCGATGACGACGAAGGACTCGCAGCGGCCATCCGGACGACGCTCGACGATCCACACCCGAGCGGCGTGCTGATCGAGCGTGCGAACGATTTCGCCCCGGCGGCCGTGATCGACCAGTACGAAGCGTTTATTCGAAGTTTCGTATCGGTGGAGACCACCGACAGTGTCGATAAACGATCCGAGCCGCTCACCCCCTCGTGACTAGCTCCGGTCTATACCATCCATCAGAACGGTCCAAACCTACTTCCGGACTCCTGTCGTTATTATCTCACGTTACGTCGACCCAAATGTGAGCCTCACGGTACGCGTTCTCAGCTGTGGGTTGATTCGGGGGACTTCCCCTGTACAACAAATACGTCAACCGCAGGCGCTCGCCCTCCAGTACCGGCGTCACCGTGTGACGCTGCAGCCAGCGGCCTCCAGCCGCTGTCCGGTTGCTATAAGTATCAAGACGTATGCGCTCGATGACCTCTCCTGTCGGCGCGGTTCGGGCTAACTGCACGACGACGACGTACTCAGTTGTCTCCATCTCGTGATTCGTGGCGGTGAAGTACATCTGTTTGGGCTCGCCCAACGCGATCTGCTCCGGATAGCCGCTTGCCTCCAGATTGCCAGTCTCATTCTCGGTCAACAGCCCGAATTCTGTGTACGCTTCGCCGCGTTGTGGCTGAGCCGCGACCAGCGTCACGCTGGCAAACGTCACGAGGATCGCTACACCGACAACTACGGTCCCCAACTGGACTCCCTCCCCGTCGGAACCACCGCTGGCCGCTCGTGAGTTCCCGAAGGGCATCGAGGTCTGACTCAGGCCCATCTGTGTCCTTTTGTAGCGCCGATACCCCGCGATTCCAGTTGCCACAACGGTTACGATAGCAAGGGCAGTGACAACCGGAGTCGGACGAATCGGCCAGGGCGTGAACTCAAGATTGACTCCGACGATAATTGCCAAACAGATGCTTGCCACAACCGAGTACAACATCCGTTCTGTGGTAATCAGCCGGTGGTGTTCACACTCCGGGTTCCGAGTTGGAAAAAGGGCCGCGACTACAGCATAGCCCGGGACGAACAGCAAGAACGGTAACGCGATGGCCGCGAGGAGTATTCCCTCAAGAGACGATAGCGTTGCGAGGAGTACAACCGCTGTGTACCCCACAGTAGTAAGCAAATCGACAGTCGCTGGCGAAGTATCCGACCACCTGCCCATAAGTTCCGCTCACGCCTACGCTATGATAAGTAAAAACTGCATAACGGTCATTGACGATGTCGAATGCGGTGTCAAAGAACAAGATCCAACCGTTCAGAGTAATTACTCTGATTCTGTTCGGGAGAGATACTTTTGTTGTAACCGCCAGACGTACCCACGAAGTAACAGAATCGATAGCTTCGGAATGAACGAGCCGTATCGAATCCCGCTCGACTCGTCGCCGTAGAGTGCTTCCATCGGTACGTCCTGAACAGTCATCCCATTCGCATCCAAGTGAATTAGCATATCGTTCAGAAATCCGTAGTCGTCAAACAGATCGTTCAGCGAGAGCTGTTCAAGCGCTGTCGCGGAAATCGCGGTGTATCCGTTCTGTGGGTCGCGCATTTGCCAGTGTCCGCTCGCGATCTTGGTCAACATCGTGAGGAGCGCATTCCCGAACAGCCGCCAGTTAGACATCTGAGTACAGTGGCGTCGCGATATTAGTCGGTTGCCTTTCGCGTAATCCGCATCCCCCTCAACGACTGGGTCGAGTATCTCATCGAGGATGTTCGGATCCATCTGGCCGTCGCCATCAAGGACTGCAACCGTATCCATGCCGCTCATAAGCGCCAGCTCGTATCCAGTTTGTACGGCGGCCCCGCGACCGCCGTTAGTCTGATGACGTACTGGGACGATCCGCTTATCGAGAAACGTCTGGCTTTCAGATACCGTTGTCCCGGCCCCGTCGGCGACAACTATTTGTTGTGCGGAATCACCGGTCACACCTTCTTGTTTTACCTCAGTATCCACGTATTCCTTGATTTCGGTCCACGTGCCATCTGTCGAGCAGTCGTCGATAACGAACACCTGATCGACGTACTCCGGAAGTGAGTCGAGGACCTCACCGATGAACCCCTCTTCGTTGTGTGCCGGAACGACGACACCGACGGTCGAGCCTTTATACACTCTGTGTCCCCCCTGTTGGTGAGTGGAGCGAGTCCGCTACGGTACGCACAGAGTTACCGAAAAGGGAGCTACTCATCTCGAGTCGGCTTTCATGCCAGACCCACGCGCCAATAGTAACCTCTGATTCAGTGATAGTCATGGTAGGTCGTAGGGCCGCTCACCGGCCACCAATAGGGCCCTCTCTGTCGTCATGTTGGGCAAATCGATCTATTGTTATTCCTTACTTTCCAGGGTTAGCGGTCATATACAGTGGACTGTCGAATCGATAAATATCTGGTTAGACCGATTCCGAAAAGCGCCCGCGTACGGCGATTACTATTGTTAGAGGGAGTGGTTATTCGAATTGATCCTGATACGTCGTCCTGATGTCCGCCTGACGACTAGCGGTTAGGTTCTCGTATGACTTCCCGTATGTGTCGTTGGCCAGTTCGTCCCAAGACTCGATTCGGTCACCGGAATCAGTCCGGAACTGTGCATCGAAGTCCGCTTCGACCTTCTGTTGGGTTTCAATTTCTAGTCCTGTGAAATTAAACTTCTCCCCAGATTTCACATCGGCACCGTACTCTTGCCGGGCGATTTCCTCACGCGTCCGCACCTCTGCGGCCGCAAGGCCGTCCGCGAACGGTTGGCGTTCGTGAATCTCTTCGATCTGGCGCTTCGTTTCACCGCTCACCTCATCATAGTAGAGCCCGTACTTGTCTTGGGTTATCTCATCAAGCGAAGCGCGGTCACCATCAGAGACACTGGTACTTCCGCCGGAACCGCTGGACCCGCCGTCTTTCGCCCATGACGGCTTGACCGACATAGCTGTTGACGCACGCGCGTCTTTTGAGTAGATGCCATAGATGTACGTCTGCAGACTCAGTGGTTCTACGGGGTAATCCGTCGAGTCGGTTACCGTGTATTCAATCTCGAACCGAACACGAGTCGACTCACCGGGTTCGAGCGTGACATTTCTGTCGACTCCATAGGCTTCCGGTCGATCATCGTCATCGCTATCGATGCGGTGCTGGATCGATTGAGTTCCGGTGTTTTCACCGGTGTTCGTTACGTCCGCGGAGAACACAGCCGTATCACCGACATACAGGACATTCGGTCCAGCCAAATCCGACACCTCGAAATGACTGTCCTGTACCGTCATCGAGACGGTATCTGTGTCGTCAGCAGCTCCAAGCGAATGGTTGTGTGTCCCGCGGCTCAAATTCGTCGTATTCACTCTGATAGACACCGTTGTCGTTTCGTTGGCAGCAAGTGAAACGGAGCGCGAATAGGTGGTGTTCATCGAATCGCTGCGGAGCGTGACGTTGTCGCTCCCGGCCACGTCACCAACGTTCTCGACGACTGCTGATACATTGGCAGTTTCCCCCCGCGTTACGTTGGCCGGTGCAGTCGTGTTCTGTACCTGAAACGTCGCCGGTTGCTGGACATAGAGTGTTCCGGTCGTTGATGTGTTTTCGGTGGCGACCCTGTATTGATATCGACCAGGCTCCAGATCAGCAGTTCGGACCGTGGCAGTGCTTATCTGGCTCTGGCCGCCCGCAAGCGAGTGTACGCTCTCGTTCAGCGTTTCAGCATCGGAGTACTGGCCGTTTTGGTCCGCATCGACAGCGATTTGCACTGTCTGGACGCCACGATATGCACCGACATTGGTCAGGTTTGCTCGGATAGAGGCGTTCGTTCCACGGACGATTGTAGCGTTTTCAGTGGTATCGGCGAGTACAAACGTAGGCGGGGTGAGGACAGCCACACTCCCAGTTGACTCCGAGGACGATGATTCTTCACCGACGGCAACGGCGTACGTGTATTCCCCGGGGCTGATTTGATCAGGCCCGACAGCGAACGTCACATCCGTCGGTTCTGCAGCCGAAACCTCGACTTGTTTTGTTGCGACCGTTTCAGGAGGCTGTCCGTCCCTGTTCAATCGTAGCGCTACTTGTTGTGTTGTCGTTTCCGACCCTGCGTTTGTGATTTGAAGTTGCACACGCAACGGCTCATCCGGGCGAATTTCAGTCGGAGACTGCACAGTACGTATCTCCAGTTCGTCCTCGCCCACAGTGGTCTCCGTATCGGACGGTCCATCAGCGAAACCACCGATTCCAAGCCCCAGCGTAGCGCCTCCAATGAGTAACAGTCCAGCGACGCACCCAATCAGTAACTTTCCGTAGCCTATGGACAACATGCGTACGCAGGTATGTTACAAATCATTATTGTTACGGCTGCTATACCCGTCGGTAGACACTCTTTGTATTCAATATCGAAGAGCGGATTTTCACAGGGGATGTCTCGGAACGGGTAGCATACGTTTACCACCAGACACGTCCATCTAAGTGGAACTTTCAGCCATAGTCGTAGTGAGTCGATACCGTCCGTTGGCGTCTCAGTTAAACGACTACCATTAGCTGAATCTATGGAAGGTAACCAGCTTGTGATTCAATACCAGAGTCTGTGTAATGCAGTGGCGTATACGCGAGATACCCAATTAAACTATAAGTTCAATTCGAATCGAAAACAGGGATAGAGATGGTTCTAAGTCGACGCAGCTGTGCGATCCTATCAGTTCGAGTCCGAGACGCGACGGTTACGCCATGTTCTTCCGTTCGATTGTTTCCCAAATATCGACACCCTTCTCAGTGATGTCGTACACGCGGCCTTTCTTCCGATCTTCCGAAACTAATAGGTCGACCAGTTCCGACTCACGGAGTTCCTGCAGGGCGCGCGAAACGTGAGCAATGCTCATTTCCCTGTCGTCCGCAATTAACGACGGTGTCGCAGGGCCTTCTGACAACCGGCGGAGAGTCTCGACTCGATACCGTGAACTGATTACGTAGCTCACTTCGTCCCACTGATCAAAGTCTGCCATCGTATCTATTCGTATGCACGAGTGTACCAGCTACCTTCTTTGGACACAAACTCGTGTACAGTGATGTTCCATGTGCCTGTGGTTAATTGTTTCGCTCGTGTCTCTTGGTCTCGCTTCGTAGCCATA harbors:
- a CDS encoding glycosyltransferase, producing MESTGPIAFFVPSLTVGGAERVTVSVANGLSKRGYDVDLVVSYNEGDFRTDVAGSVNVVDLGTQRIPGIGIGASVPALVRYLRRQSPQILFSQMTYANDIHMISQVLSGADTTAISTVHNTLGMQEGSKEKLVQWLQRRLASQSDQFVAVSEGVAKSVVEHVGIDQEKVSVLHNPVPINEVQERAGESVDHPWIESANLDIVLGVGRLERAKNFESFLRAFEQVHAARPDTRAIIVGRGSKRTELETLAAELGIDAAVSFPGFVDNPYGYMAGSDILALSSVHEGLPTVLIEALACGCPVVSTDCPSGPAEILKDGEYGPLVDVDDDEGLAAAIRTTLDDPHPSGVLIERANDFAPAAVIDQYEAFIRSFVSVETTDSVDKRSEPLTPS
- a CDS encoding winged helix-turn-helix domain-containing protein; amino-acid sequence: MADFDQWDEVSYVISSRYRVETLRRLSEGPATPSLIADDREMSIAHVSRALQELRESELVDLLVSEDRKKGRVYDITEKGVDIWETIERKNMA
- a CDS encoding DUF1616 domain-containing protein, encoding MGRWSDTSPATVDLLTTVGYTAVVLLATLSSLEGILLAAIALPFLLFVPGYAVVAALFPTRNPECEHHRLITTERMLYSVVASICLAIIVGVNLEFTPWPIRPTPVVTALAIVTVVATGIAGYRRYKRTQMGLSQTSMPFGNSRAASGGSDGEGVQLGTVVVGVAILVTFASVTLVAAQPQRGEAYTEFGLLTENETGNLEASGYPEQIALGEPKQMYFTATNHEMETTEYVVVVQLARTAPTGEVIERIRLDTYSNRTAAGGRWLQRHTVTPVLEGERLRLTYLLYRGSPPNQPTAENAYREAHIWVDVT
- a CDS encoding CARDB domain-containing protein → MLSIGYGKLLIGCVAGLLLIGGATLGLGIGGFADGPSDTETTVGEDELEIRTVQSPTEIRPDEPLRVQLQITNAGSETTTQQVALRLNRDGQPPETVATKQVEVSAAEPTDVTFAVGPDQISPGEYTYAVAVGEESSSSESTGSVAVLTPPTFVLADTTENATIVRGTNASIRANLTNVGAYRGVQTVQIAVDADQNGQYSDAETLNESVHSLAGGQSQISTATVRTADLEPGRYQYRVATENTSTTGTLYVQQPATFQVQNTTAPANVTRGETANVSAVVENVGDVAGSDNVTLRSDSMNTTYSRSVSLAANETTTVSIRVNTTNLSRGTHNHSLGAADDTDTVSMTVQDSHFEVSDLAGPNVLYVGDTAVFSADVTNTGENTGTQSIQHRIDSDDDDRPEAYGVDRNVTLEPGESTRVRFEIEYTVTDSTDYPVEPLSLQTYIYGIYSKDARASTAMSVKPSWAKDGGSSGSGGSTSVSDGDRASLDEITQDKYGLYYDEVSGETKRQIEEIHERQPFADGLAAAEVRTREEIARQEYGADVKSGEKFNFTGLEIETQQKVEADFDAQFRTDSGDRIESWDELANDTYGKSYENLTASRQADIRTTYQDQFE
- the asnB gene encoding asparagine synthase (glutamine-hydrolyzing); this translates as MCGICGKYVRSGSPETDVLERMNDCQCHRGPDDDGVFRDGRVGLAHRRLSIIDPENGGQPLHNEDGTVTVIFNGEIYNYGALKEGLTSAGHRFTTQTDTEVLVHLYEEEGPSFVDKLDGMFAFALWDSERERLLLARDPMGIKPLVLAETDDELAFASELPSLFESDMDLGGIDRDALAQYFAFGYIPAPKTAFRNVSKVRPGERILISNDGIDRDKYHEPAITPRDPDIDTAASHLRSLVESAVEKRLMADVELGAFLSGGIDSTIIVGTMAQLLDDPVKTFTVGFNQDRFDESWAAREVASFHGTDHHEITLTANDVRESVPDVLNKLGEPFADPALMPSYAVSQATRDNVKVALSGDGADELFAGYDKYRVESLSKYYRALPSQIREYAVEPAVNALPASRGTAVGDAVYKGQWFINRSGERSVPERHFDLMRVSDDQAIQSVTNVDPIEAGQTTLRTQHAAISPELADRESLARIQAVDTRLSLPDQMLTKVDQASMYNSLEVRVPFLDTDVVEYALSLPTDHKLTGRDRKRVLKRAFDDVLPESILQRNKHGFDMPIGEWFKHELADEFVSMVRSTDLGILDTAAILELFEEHLDGNHDHSRFLWTVYVFKHWAVRMQEQGVLE
- a CDS encoding glycosyltransferase family 2 protein, which codes for MYKGSTVGVVVPAHNEEGFIGEVLDSLPEYVDQVFVIDDCSTDGTWTEIKEYVDTEVKQEGVTGDSAQQIVVADGAGTTVSESQTFLDKRIVPVRHQTNGGRGAAVQTGYELALMSGMDTVAVLDGDGQMDPNILDEILDPVVEGDADYAKGNRLISRRHCTQMSNWRLFGNALLTMLTKIASGHWQMRDPQNGYTAISATALEQLSLNDLFDDYGFLNDMLIHLDANGMTVQDVPMEALYGDESSGIRYGSFIPKLSILLLRGYVWRLQQKYLSRTESE